A window of Streptomyces marispadix contains these coding sequences:
- a CDS encoding YjbQ family protein, with translation MTDALQTHVLHISTGSGETVRDITRECESFLAGAARGRDGLLNVFVPHATAGIAVLETGAGSDDDLLAALRDLLPADDRWRHGHGSPGHGRDHVLPAFVAPHATLPVIGGSLELGTWQSVCLVDTNGDNPHRRVRLSFLG, from the coding sequence ATGACCGACGCACTTCAGACCCACGTCCTGCACATCTCCACGGGCTCCGGCGAGACGGTCCGCGATATCACGCGTGAATGCGAGTCCTTTCTCGCCGGAGCGGCAAGGGGCCGGGACGGACTGCTCAACGTCTTCGTACCGCACGCGACCGCCGGCATCGCCGTGCTGGAGACCGGCGCGGGCAGCGACGACGACCTCCTCGCCGCCCTGCGCGATCTGCTTCCGGCCGACGACCGCTGGCGGCACGGGCACGGCAGCCCCGGCCACGGCAGGGACCACGTGCTGCCCGCGTTCGTGGCGCCGCACGCCACGCTGCCCGTCATCGGCGGCTCGCTGGAGCTGGGCACTTGGCAGTCGGTGTGCCTCGTCGACACCAACGGCGACAATCCGCACCGCCGTGTCAGGCTGAGCTTCCTGGGCTGA
- a CDS encoding LacI family DNA-binding transcriptional regulator, with product MVGIKDVARAAGVSVGTVSNVINRPQAVSSETRDKVRAAIRRLGYVRSESARQLRAGRSRIIALLVLDMANPFFVDVACGAERAARAAGLGVMLCNSAQSPSEEADYLALFAEQRVRGVLVTPADTSGGNLAAFQRHGIPHVSVDRVLPTAEGCSVSVNDVLGGELAARHLLQQGHDSIVYVSGPMQLNQCQDRHTGVVSALREAGLSEERALRLLEVERLDVAAGRDAGARLLGMSPRPTAVFCANDLLALGVLQTLYGAGVAVPGEVALVGYDDIEFAAAAAVPLTSVRQPAFRMGRAAADLLIEESGEDAEGHEHQRIVLQPELVVRRSSIPVRA from the coding sequence ATGGTGGGCATCAAAGACGTGGCGCGGGCGGCCGGAGTGTCCGTCGGCACGGTCTCCAACGTCATCAACCGGCCCCAGGCGGTCTCCTCGGAAACCCGGGACAAGGTCCGCGCCGCGATACGCCGGCTCGGCTATGTACGAAGCGAGTCCGCACGCCAGCTACGTGCCGGACGGAGCCGGATCATCGCGCTGCTGGTGCTGGACATGGCGAATCCGTTCTTCGTGGACGTCGCCTGCGGTGCGGAACGCGCCGCGCGGGCCGCGGGCCTGGGGGTGATGCTCTGCAACAGCGCGCAGAGCCCTTCGGAGGAGGCCGACTATCTCGCGCTCTTCGCCGAACAGCGGGTGCGCGGCGTCCTCGTCACCCCGGCGGACACCAGCGGCGGCAATCTCGCCGCGTTCCAGCGGCACGGCATCCCTCATGTCTCGGTCGACCGCGTCCTGCCCACCGCCGAGGGCTGCTCGGTCTCCGTGAACGACGTACTCGGCGGTGAACTCGCCGCCCGCCACCTCCTCCAGCAGGGCCACGACAGCATCGTCTACGTCAGCGGCCCCATGCAGCTCAACCAGTGCCAGGACCGGCACACAGGCGTCGTATCGGCGCTGCGCGAGGCCGGGCTGAGCGAGGAGCGCGCTCTGCGCCTGCTGGAGGTGGAGCGGCTGGACGTGGCCGCCGGACGGGACGCGGGGGCGCGCCTGCTGGGAATGTCGCCGCGCCCCACGGCGGTCTTCTGCGCGAACGATCTGCTGGCGCTCGGGGTCCTTCAGACGCTGTACGGGGCGGGCGTAGCCGTGCCGGGGGAGGTGGCGCTCGTGGGATACGACGACATCGAGTTCGCGGCGGCGGCCGCGGTGCCGCTGACGTCGGTACGGCAGCCCGCGTTCCGCATGGGCCGTGCGGCGGCGGATCTGCTGATCGAGGAGTCGGGGGAGGACGCCGAGGGGCACGAGCACCAGCGCATCGTGCTCCAGCCCGAACTCGTCGTCCGCCGCTCCAGCATCCCCGTACGGGCCTGA
- the rhaI gene encoding L-rhamnose isomerase translates to MSGPYPAAVTAALAAQRIETPSWAYGNSGTRFKVFAQPGVPRTPEEKLDDAARVHEHTGVAPDVALHIPWDRCDDYGALASYARERGLRLGTVNSNVFQDDDYKLGSVTHPDAAVRRKALDHLLECVDIMDATGSRDLKLWFADGTNYPGQDDIRARQERLAEALATVRDRLGEGQRMLLEYKLFEPSFYTTDVPDWGTAYAHCLKLGPKARVVVDTGHHAPGTNIEFIVALLLREGKLGGFDFNSRFYADDDLMAGAADPFQLFRIMYEVVRGGGLESGAGVSFMLDQCHNIEPKIPAVIRSVMNVQEATAKALLVDTAALEGAQRSGDVLGANAVLMDAYDTDVRPLLAGVREACGLDPDPVGAYRRSGWAERIVEERKGGQQAGWGA, encoded by the coding sequence ATGTCAGGCCCGTACCCGGCGGCCGTCACGGCCGCCCTCGCCGCGCAGCGGATCGAGACGCCCTCGTGGGCGTACGGCAACTCGGGCACCCGCTTCAAGGTCTTCGCGCAGCCGGGGGTGCCGCGTACCCCCGAGGAGAAGCTCGACGACGCGGCCCGTGTCCACGAGCACACCGGGGTCGCCCCCGACGTCGCCCTGCACATCCCCTGGGACAGGTGCGACGACTACGGTGCGCTCGCCTCCTACGCACGAGAGCGCGGCCTGCGCCTCGGCACGGTCAACTCCAACGTCTTCCAGGACGACGACTACAAGCTCGGCTCGGTCACTCATCCCGACGCCGCCGTGCGCCGCAAGGCCCTGGACCATCTGCTTGAGTGCGTCGACATCATGGACGCGACGGGTTCGCGCGATCTGAAGCTGTGGTTCGCCGACGGCACCAACTACCCCGGCCAGGACGACATACGGGCCCGGCAGGAGCGGCTGGCCGAGGCGCTGGCCACGGTCCGCGACCGGCTAGGCGAGGGGCAGCGGATGCTGCTGGAGTACAAGCTCTTCGAGCCGTCCTTCTACACCACCGACGTCCCCGACTGGGGCACGGCCTACGCCCACTGCCTCAAGCTGGGCCCGAAGGCACGTGTCGTCGTCGACACCGGACACCACGCGCCGGGCACCAACATCGAGTTCATCGTCGCGCTGCTGCTGCGGGAGGGAAAGCTCGGGGGCTTCGACTTCAACTCCCGCTTCTACGCGGACGACGATCTGATGGCGGGGGCCGCCGACCCCTTCCAGCTCTTCCGCATCATGTACGAAGTGGTGCGCGGCGGAGGGCTGGAGAGCGGCGCGGGGGTCTCGTTCATGCTGGACCAGTGCCACAACATCGAGCCGAAGATCCCCGCGGTCATCCGCTCGGTGATGAACGTCCAGGAGGCCACGGCGAAGGCGCTGCTCGTGGACACCGCGGCGCTGGAGGGCGCCCAGCGCTCCGGTGATGTACTGGGCGCCAACGCCGTACTGATGGACGCATACGACACCGACGTACGGCCGCTGCTCGCCGGGGTGCGGGAGGCCTGCGGCCTGGACCCGGACCCGGTCGGGGCATACCGCCGTTCGGGATGGGCGGAGAGGATCGTCGAGGAACGCAAGGGCGGACAACAGGCGGGCTGGGGAGCGTAG
- a CDS encoding IclR family transcriptional regulator, whose translation MPTAGGGMRAVITTLRVLETVAELQPVGVTAIARATAIPKSSVHRCLLTLREAEWLTTSSTDGTRWVLTGRALSVGMRASVELGLREAALPTMRELRDETHETIHLVGYGTDHDLVVIDRMDSDEPVRTWVRLGARVPLHASCSGRAVLARLTDPEVERLLDGELERFSETTPANLEAVLEDLARVRERGYATNDCAWRPGVGAVGAALVDPRGRPVGALAVSVPVQRYDEQRALRLGPLAADAARRISTALPPA comes from the coding sequence ATGCCCACCGCAGGCGGCGGGATGCGCGCGGTCATCACAACTCTGCGCGTTCTGGAGACAGTTGCTGAGCTGCAACCCGTCGGGGTCACGGCGATCGCGAGAGCGACCGCGATCCCCAAGTCCTCGGTGCACCGCTGTCTGCTCACACTCCGCGAAGCGGAATGGCTCACCACGTCCAGCACCGACGGAACGCGCTGGGTGCTGACCGGCCGCGCGCTCTCCGTGGGAATGCGCGCCTCCGTCGAGCTGGGGCTGCGTGAGGCCGCGCTGCCGACGATGCGCGAGCTTCGGGACGAGACCCACGAGACCATCCACCTCGTCGGCTACGGCACCGATCACGACCTGGTGGTGATCGACCGGATGGACAGCGACGAACCGGTGCGCACATGGGTGCGCCTGGGCGCGCGGGTGCCGCTGCACGCCAGTTGCAGCGGCAGGGCCGTACTCGCCCGCCTCACGGACCCGGAGGTGGAGCGGCTGCTCGACGGCGAACTGGAGCGCTTCTCGGAGACGACCCCCGCGAATCTGGAGGCCGTGCTGGAGGACCTGGCTCGGGTGCGCGAGAGGGGATACGCGACGAACGACTGCGCCTGGCGCCCCGGCGTCGGAGCGGTCGGCGCGGCACTCGTGGACCCGCGAGGACGGCCCGTGGGTGCGCTGGCGGTATCGGTACCGGTGCAGCGGTACGACGAGCAACGGGCCCTGCGACTGGGGCCGTTGGCGGCCGACGCGGCCCGGCGCATCAGCACGGCACTCCCGCCTGCCTGA